One region of Thalassophryne amazonica chromosome 16, fThaAma1.1, whole genome shotgun sequence genomic DNA includes:
- the tfap4 gene encoding transcription factor AP-4, translating into MEYFMVPAQKVPSLQHFRKTEKEVIGGLCSLANIPLTPETARDQERRIRREIANSNERRRMQSINAGFQSLKTLIPHSDGEKLSKAAILQQTAEYIFTLEQEKTQLLQQNSQLKRIIQELSGSSPKRRRAEEKDEGIGSPDILEEEKTEDLRREMIELRQQLEKERSIRMILEEQMRSLDAQLYPEKLKAIAQHVQEQQLKTQNLVRLQQHKQQERDITPAQSPQVLAPGTPPASTHHATVIVPAPVPPPQPHHVTVVTMGPASVINTVSTSRQNLDTIVQAIQHIEGTQGKVCAGEEEQRRAVIVTSGRVMSEAAGSDTASNSDGPDDCSLP; encoded by the exons TCTGGCAAACATTCCTTTGACCCCAGAAACAGCCCGGGACCAAGAGCGACGGATTCGAAGGGAGATCGCCAATAGCAATGAGCGTCGCCGTATGCAGAGTATCAATGCTGGATTCCAGTCACTTAAAACACTCATCCCACATAGTGACGGAGAGAAACTCAGCAAG GCTGCCATCTTGCAACAAACAGCAGAGTACATTTTTACTTTGGAGCAGGAGAAGACGCAGCTATTGCAACAGAACAGTCAGCTCAAAAGAATCATACAA GAATTAAGTGGCTCCTCCCCAAAAAGGAGACGCGCAGAGGAAAAAGATGAAGGGATCGGTTCACCAGACATTCTGGAGGAGGAGAAGACTGAGGACTTGCGGAGAGAGATGATCGAGTTGAGGCAGCAGCTCGAGAAAGAGCGCTCAATCCGGATGATCCTAGAAGAGCAG ATGCGGTCCCTGGATGCCCAGCTGTACCCGGAAAAGCTGAAGGCTATTGCCCAACATGTTCAGGAACAGCAGCTCAAAACTCAGAACCTTGTACGACTGCAGCAACACAAGCAGCAAGAGCGAGATATCACTCCAGCCCAGAGCCCGCAG GTGCTAGCTCCTGGAACGCCCCCTGCATCGACCCACCACGCCACAGTTATCGTCCCTGCACCGGTCCCACCTCCccagccccaccatgtcaccGTGGTAACCATGGGTCCAGCCTCAGTAATCAATACAGTGTCCACATCACGACAGAACCTGGACACCATTGTTCAA GCAATCCAGCACATCGAAGGCACCCAGGGAAAAGTGTGTGCCGGTGAGGAAGAGCAGCGGAGGGCTGTCATCGTCACTTCAGGGCGTGTCATGTCCGAAGCGGCGGGTTCagacacagcctcaaacagtgacGGGCCTGATGACTGTTCACTACCCTGA